From one Trifolium pratense cultivar HEN17-A07 linkage group LG1, ARS_RC_1.1, whole genome shotgun sequence genomic stretch:
- the LOC123905716 gene encoding golgin subfamily A member 4-like isoform X3: protein MDKNKSRTDLLAAGKKKLEQYRQKRGGSSRGKSSKKSSKNQLPESDADTASVTSTGSSQVTDGNVETNSDPNVVITESLESQSLASSAADDVDPSVDSSSVAMTYDTGEETDLDSNAKSALQGHGVHEKDSELSAKDQGGSSQNLGDNVAKDESLTSSSAPDVDPSFDSLSVAMTYDAVARTELDFNAKLALEGHGVNENESELSSQDQGGSSQNVGSDVAKDVSSKTSNSEGGTAHDHASEPVTLLSPHASITTAVDESVTVEKESEKREDSLPLSEDIPNKFVAQTREDQEADDLDMTKSCQSTDAIIDNQKEIPLFEAGESDQSLSRIALKNTIIEEASHEAEQLDRPDNIVSVGTSLENLERDTLPGSSYEEMILQPNQEQISTGVRSGQDMALPVGFNQQFTLVGSAVDDPTHELSAFASTRSLDVSPISNASSVNLLQLAEFIKGINEEDYQFLLKERGAVSDADPLTSSSVLPDHDFSEAFQRLKEELFLASTMQNIFNMQLAEQLELQSESDYHRHQLIGELSQLRDSHNEVNENNQRLSEELANCRVELQNNSRKSVELQNQFDTAMTGVEALSARVVELQISFEMSQKDSSDLSTELADCRSLISSLQDEKKVMSETLNLVIAEKNKLAEEKEFYLCESKNVATELSGLKSSMEGVEVENSNLIDRISLVTEESNKFKAEIEHLLHEIDRLSLDLVENKDLVASLQAENSNLNGDLALSVDKIKNLEDESQSVVLENQRLSSQIVSLQEQLSIEKGERTRFEDDLKEATMQLEQLSKENVSLNSTLDDHKAKIEEIEKKHSEQLSQLENFGNQAHVGWDQSKGLEIAVTEDSHQMDQRLDEGAAGGPFENISEQEIFNDSLEFVSLKTGLNEVENVLVKLEKAINQLRSQKVISSGTGEKVSLPAVSKLIQAFESKVKEDEHEVEISESQSNSFITLTEDQVRNLRKLLSKWKLDVQSAAALFKGERDGRKIGNAKYSDLEDQFEGLKQHCSDLEASNIELVVQYETVKQLLGDIQEKKCHLEEICEALKQEDIHLKAKNNELYEKLGYCHSKVIELHAELNDVKQSSKETASVIGSQLENLQKEVTERAMLLEQGWNTTISDIVELVAKLNESVGETSSTSASSATRDGFDISHLLEASVSAASEMIFDLQKKLEATNADHEIISTSYKEMTSKCDHLLGRNEMAINVLQKMYSDLRKLIYSSGWSLDEDKKIDEQSEALPDLLNYNSYETIMKHLGDVLIEKLELESVTKKMKSELEELKMKCLGLDSVGKLINDVEGVLNVETLNIEVNTSPLLYLDSLVSSLVQKTKEAEIQNHTTKEEYGSKEMELDELKEKMQYLDMLRLENENEIFVLRESLHQAEEALSAARSELREKANELDHSEQRVSSIREKLGIAVAKGKGLIVQRDGLKQSLAETSGELERCLQELKLKDTRLHELETKLKTYSEAGERVEALESELSYIRNSANALRESFLLKDSVLQRIEEVLEDLDLPEQFHSSDIIEKIDWLVRSVVGNSLPVNDLEQKDSAGERSYSDSGNAVTDSWKDDSQLQPDSGDDAGGHSHSDAGFVVTDSLNDDSQQQPDSGSDFQKNFEELQSKYYGLAEQNEMLEQSLMERNSIVQRWEELVNKIDMPSHLRSMEMDDRIEWLGRALAEANHHVDSLQLKIERYESYCGLLNADLEESQRTVSALQEDLRAHTSEKEHLSEKLEALRHECEKLSVQTREAELENEDMHNEIISLKDQMEQKAEIEEQIFTIDGKIKKLRDLVGDALSESETEYQISDGANIDSFEELLRKLIENHASLSSIKATSGVVLEGHHSQEDDAPLHEERSIDMHAKEQAEADIDRYKKDLEAALSELEHLKEEGERALEKQISLSGEVGALSKRTEELQELLNQEEQKSASAREKLNVAVRKGKSLVQQRDSLKQTIGEMSVEMEHLKSEINNREHTIAEHEQKLRQLSTYPDKLKALESESSLLKHRLEETEHHLQEKEYSLKLILNKLGEIDIGGQGHISDPVKKVEWVGKLFSDLHNSVASLEQESRKSKRASELLLAELNEVQERNDSFQEELAKAADELVDLKRERDSAEGAKLEALSHLEKLSALHKEEKTSHFYELVDLKSSMNQVWKHFGEVQNLLAKAFFTDLESFRNLEAGLQSCVKGNNAPNVVDSSFSKEHDDILRKSSDNEKSSVYEDSWSEFGTIDHYNDNTIIEGFHLFGHKLQEFLVEVSSLKERIQVHSSLAQEQDKTLSKLMTDIQLEITSQRESCENMKKEVSKRDLQLVALRENIAHLYESCINSVTALENGKAELVGEKVELSDLGINLEKSSFDDEISEECIKAVADRLLLTANGFASIKAEFLDANQKEMKATVTNLQRELQEKDVQRDRICADLVKQIKDAEAAANRYSQDLETLRMEEHNLKNQVEVIKEEKKILEQRIKELQDRQGAAAELEDKVRSQTGLLAAKDQEIEALMHALDEEEMQMEELTKKYEALEKAVQQKNQEIESLESSRGKVMKKLSVTVSKFDELHQLSASLLSEVEKLQSQLQEKDGEISFLRQEVTRCTNDDLRASQLSNQRSLDEIVEFFTWVDTIVSRDGVDDIPPDVKSDTQVHEYKEILHKKLMSLISELDNLRGVSESKDKMLQAERSKVAELNHKAETLEKSLHEKESQLNLLDGVEETGKGINTSSEIVEVEPVINEWTTTGTFVTPQVRSLRKGNSDYVAIAVDEDPGSTSRIEDEDDDKVHGFKSLTSSKIVPRFTRPVTDLIDGLWVSCDRTLMRQPVLRLGIIIYWTIMHALLAFFVV from the exons ATGGACAAGAACAAGAGCCGTACCGATCTACTCGCAGCTGGCAAAAAGAAG CTCGAACAATATCGTCAGAAGAGGGGTGGTAGTAGCCGTGGAAAATCATCAAAGAAGTCTTCAAAAAATCAGCTACCTGAGTCTGATGCTGATACTGCTAGTGTTACCTCTACAGGATCATCTCAGGTTACTGATGGAAATGTTGAAACCAACAGTGACCCCAATGTGGTTATCACTGAATCACTAGAGTCACAGTCTTTGGCAAGCTCAGCAGCTGACGATGTTGATCCATCTGTTGATTCTTCGTCAGTGGCCATGACATATGATACAGGTGAAGAAACTGATTTGGATTCTAATGCTAAATCGGCACTTCAGGGTCATGGGGTCCATGAGAAGGATTCTGAATTGTCTGCCAAAGATCAAGGGGGAAGTTCTCAGAATCTTGGTGATAATGTGGCAAAAGATGAATCTTTGACAAGCTCGTCAGCTCCTGACGTTGATCCATCTTTTGATTCGTTGTCAGTGGCCATGACATATGATGCAGTCGCCAGAACTGAATTGGATTTTAATGCTAAGTTAGCACTTGAGGGTCACGGAGTCAATGAGAATGAATCTGAATTGTCATCCCAAGATCAAGGGGGAAGCTCTCAGAATGTTGGCTCTGATGTAGCAAAAGATGTGTCTTCGAAAACTTCAAATAGTGAAGGAGGAACAGCACACGATCATGCCTCTGAACCGGTCACCCTTTTGTCCCCACATGCTTCTATTACAACTGCAGTGGATGAGTCTGTCACTGTTGAAAAAGAGAGTGAAAAAAGGGAAGACTCATTGCCTTTATCTGAGGATATTCCCAATAAATTTGTGGCACAAACGAGAGAAGATCAG GAAGCTGATGATTTGGATATGACGAAATCTTGTCAAAGCACTGATGCAATTATAGATAATCAAAAGGAGATTCCTTTGTTTGAAGCTGGTGAGAGTGATCAGTCTCTTTCAAGAATTGCTTTGAAGAATACTATAATCGAGGAGGCATCTCACGAAGCAGAACAACTAGACAGGCCAGATAATATTGTATCTGTGGGGACTTCATTGGAAAATTTGGAGAGAGATACATTACCGGGTTCATCTTACGAAGAGATGATTCTTCAGCCTAATCAAGAACAGATAAGCACGGGTGTCCGTAGTGGACAGGACATGGCGCTTCCGGTGGGGTTTAACCAGCAATTCACTCTTGTTGGATCTGCAGTTGATGATCCCACTCACGAGTTGTCTGCATTTGCTTCAACCAGATCGTTGGACGTATCTCCTATCTCTAATGCGAGCTCAGTTAATCTCTTGCAGCTAGCTGAATTTATAAAGGGGATTAATGAAGAAGACTACCAGTTTCTGCTCAAGGAAAGAGGAGCAGTTTCTGATGCAGATCCTTTAACTAGTAGTTCAGTTCTACCAGATCATGACTTTTCAGAAGCATTTCAGAGACTGAAAGAAGAATTGTTTCTTGCTAGTACGATGCAAAACATATTCAATATGCAGCTAGCTGAACAACTGGAGCTCCAATCTGAATCTGATTATCACCGTCACCAGTTGATTGGTGAACTATCACAACTCCGTGATTCACACAATGAAGTTAATGAGAACAATCAACGCCTTAGCGAAGAACTTGCTAACTGTCGTGTAGAACTACAGAATAATTCACGCAAGAGTGTAGAACTACAAAACCAATTTGATACTGCCATGACAGGGGTTGAAGCTCTTTCTGCTAGAGTAGTTGAGCTACAGATTAGTTTTGAAATGTCTCAGAAAGATTCATCGGATCTCTCCACAGAGTTGGCTGACTGCAGAAGTTTGATCTCAAGTTTACAGGATGAAAAGAAGGTCATGAGCGAAACTCTTAATTTAGTGATTGCGGAGAAAAATAAACTTGCGGAGGAGAAGGAGTTTTACCTCTGTGAAAGTAAGAATGTGGCAACTGAATTATCTGGCTTAAAGAGTTCAATGGAAGGAGTAGAAGTCGAAAATTCCAACTTAATTGACAGGATCTCTTTGGTGACCGAAGAGAGCAATAAGTTCAAAGCAGAAATTGAGCATCTCTTGCATGAGATTGATAGGCTATCGTTAGATTTGGTTGAAAATAAAGATTTGGTGGCAAGTCTACAGGCAGAAAATTCCAACTTAAATGGGGACCTTGCATTGTCAGTTGATAAGATTAAAAATCTGGAAGATGAGAGTCAATCTGTTGTTCTTGAGAATCAAAGGCTCTCTTCTCAGATTGTTTCCCTACAAGAACAATTATCTATAGAAAAGGGAGAACGAACGAGGTTTGAAGATGACCTTAAAGAAGCCACAATGCAATTAGAACAACTTTCCAAGGAAAATGTATCACTCAATAGCACTTTGGATGACCACAAGGCTAAAAtagaagaaattgaaaagaaacACAGTGAACAACTATCTCAACTTGAGAACTTCGGGAATCAAGCACATGTTGGATGGGACCAAAGTAAGGGCCTTGAGATTGCAGTTACTGAAGATTCTCATCAGATGGATCAGAGGTTAGATGAAGGTGCAGCAGGGGGACCATTTGAAAATATATCCGAACAAGAAATTTTCAATGATTCTCTTGAGTTTGTTTCGTTAAAGACTGGTTTGAACGAGGTGGAAAATGTTTTGGTGAAGCTTGAAAAGGCGATTAATCAGTTGCGTTCTCAAAAAGTAATCTCTAGCGGGACTGGTGAGAAAGTTTCTTTACCCGCGGTGTCAAAATTGATACAGGCTTTTGAATCAAAAGTAAAGGAAGATGAGCATGAGGTAGAGATAAGTGAGTCACAATCAAACTCATTTATTACGTTAACCGAAGACCAAGTAAGAAACTTGAGAAAATTGCTTTCAAAGTGGAAGCTGGATGTTCAGAGTGCAGCTGCATTGTTCAAGGGGGAACGAGATGGTAGGAAAATTGGGAATGCAAAGTACAGTGATCTCGAGGACCAATTCGAAGGATTGAAGCAGCATTGTTCAGATTTGGAAGCATCTAACATCGAACTTGTAGTTCAATATGAAACAGTTAAGCAACTTCTGGGTGACATTCAGGAAAAGAAATGTCATCTTGAGGAAATCTGTGAAGCTCTAAAGCAAGAAGACATCCATCTCAAAGCCAAAAATAATGAACTCTATGAAAAGCTTGGATATTGTCATTCAAAAGTTATTGAATTGCATGCTGAACTGAATGATGTGAAACAAAGTTCGAAAGAGACGGCTTCTGTTATTGGCAGTCAACTAGAAAACTTGCAGAAGGAAGTGACGGAGAGGGCAATGCTACTTGAGCAAGGCTGGAACACTACTATTTCTGATATTGTTGAGTTAGTTGCAAAGCTGAATGAATCAGTTGGGGAAACATCGTCTACATCAGCCTCTTCTGCCACCCGGGATGGCTTTGATATCAGTCATTTGTTAGAAGCTTCTGTTAGTGCTGCCAGTGAAATGATTTTTGATTTGCAGAAGAAACTTGAAGCTACTAATGCAGATCATGAAATAATCTCCACGTCATATAAAGAAATGACGTCAAAATGCGATCATCTGCTTGGGAGGAATGAAATGGCTATCAATGTATTGCAGAAGATGTACAGCGACCTGAGGAAACTTATATATAGTAGTGGTTGGTCTTTGGATGAAGATAAGAAGATAGATGAGCAAAGTGAGGCACTGCCTGATCTACTAAATTATAATAGTTATGAGACCATCATGAAGCATTTGGGGGATGTATTGATTGAAAAGCTCGAACTGGAGTCTGTTACCAAGAAGATGAAGTCAGAATTGGAAGAACTGAAGATGAAGTGTCTTGGTTTAGATTCTGTTGGGAAGCTAATTAATGATGTTGAAGGTGTGCTGAATGTGGAAACTCTGAATATAGAAGTAAACACATCACCCCTTTTGTACTTAGATTCATTAGTGTCTAGTCTTGTACAGAAAACCAAAGAGGCTGAAATCCAGAATCACACCACTAAAGAAGAATATGGATCAAAGGAGATGGAATTGGATGAACTGAAGGAAAAGATGCAATATCTAGACATGCTGCGTCttgagaatgaaaatgaaatcttCGTTCTAAGGGAAAGCTTACATCAAGCCGAGGAAGCTCTTTCTGCTGCACGTTCTGAATTGCGTGAGAAAGCAAATGAACTCGACCATTCAGAACAACGAGTGTCCTCCATCCGGGAGAAGCTTGGTATAGCTGTTGCCAAGGGAAAAGGGTTGATTGTACAGCGAGATGGCCTCAAGCAGTCCCTAGCTGAGACATCTGGTGAATTGGAGAGATGCTTGCAAGAGCTGAAGTTGAAAGATACAAGACTCCATGAGCTTGAAACAAAACTTAAGACCTATTCAGAGGCTGGTGAACGTGTGGAAGCTCTGGAATCTGAACTTTCATATATTCGTAATTCAGCTAATGCCTTGAGAGAGTCATTTCTCCTCAAAGATTCAGTGCTTCAGAGGATAGAAGAGGTTTTGGAAGATCTGGATCTGCCTGAGCAGTTTCATTCAAGTGATATAATTGAAAAGATTGATTGGTTGGTTAGGTCAGTTGTTGGAAACTCATTGCCCGTGAATGATTTGGAGCAGAAGGATTCTGCAGGAGAACGTTCATACTCTGATTCTGGTAATGCTGTCACAGATTCCTGGAAAGATGATAGTCAGCTACAACCAGATTCAGGGGATGATGCAGGGGGACATTCACACTCTGATGCTGGTTTTGTTGTCACAGATTCCTTGAATGATGATAGTCAGCAACAGCCAGATTCAGGGAGTGATTTTCAAAAGAACTTTGAGGAGTTGCAGAGTAAATATTATGGGTTGGCTGAGCAAAACGAAATGCTGGAGCAGTCATTGATGGAAAGAAACAGCATAGTCCAGAGATGGGAAGAGCTTGTAAACAAGATTGATATGCCTTCACATTTGCGGTCTATGGAGATGGACGATAGGATTGAATGGTTAGGAAGAGCACTTGCCGAGGCTAATCATCATGTAGATTCTCTGCAGCTGAAGATTGAAAGATATGAAAGTTATTGTGGATTGCTAAATGCTGATCTGGAAGAGTCTCAAAGGACAGTGTCCGCTCTTCAAGAAGACCTTAGAGCTCACACATCTGAGAAAGAGCACCTTTCTGAAAAATTAGAGGCTCTGAGACACGAATGTGAGAAACTATCGGTGCAGACAAGGGAAGCTGAACTTGAGAATGAAGATATGCACAATGAAATAATTAGTTTGAAGGACCAAATGGAGCAGAAAGCTGAAATTGAAGAGCAGATTTTCACCATTGATGgcaagataaaaaaattacgAGACTTAGTTGGGGATGCCTTGTCAGAATCTGAAACAGAATATCAGATTTCTGATGGTGCAAATATTGATTCTTTTGAAGAATTGCTGAGAAAGCTTATAGAAAATCATGCTAGTCTTTCATCAATAAAAGCCACGAGTGGTGTTGTACTTGAAGGACATCATTCGCAAGAAGATGATGCTCCTCTTCATGAGGAAAGAAGTATTGATATGCATGCTAAGGAGCAAGCGGAAGCAGATATTGATAGATACAAGAAAGATCTGGAGGCGGCTTTGAGTGAATTAGAGCATTTGAAGGAGGAGGGAGAGAGAGCTTTGGAAAAGCAAATATCTCTATCTGGTGAAGTTGGAGCTCTAAGTAAAAGAACTGAGGAGTTGCAAGAGCTACTCAATCAGGAGGAGCAGAAGTCAGCTTCTGCTAGAGAGAAGTTAAATGTTGCAGTCAGGAAAGGGAAGTCACTGGTGCAACAAAGAGACAGTCTAAAACAAACCATTGGAGAGATGAGTGTTGAGATGGAGCACTTGAAATCTGAGATCAACAACCGGGAACACACTATTGCCGAGCATGAACAGAAGTTGAGGCAGTTGTCAACCTACCCAGATAAGTTAAAAGCTCTTGAATCTGAGAGTTCTCTTCTGAAGCATCGTTTGGAAGAAACTGAACACCATTTGCAGGAgaaagaatattccttgaaacTGATTTTGAACAAGTTAGGTGAGATTGATATTGGTGGTCAAGGTCATATAAGTGATCCTGTGAAGAAGGTGGAGTGGGTCGGAAAGCTGTTCTCTGATCTTCATAATTCTGTTGCTTCTTTAGAACAAGAATCCAGGAAATCTAAAAGAGCATCAGAGCTCCTGTTGGCAGAGTTGAATGAGGTTCAAGAAAGGAATGATAGTTTTCAGGAGGAGCTTGCTAAGGCGGCCGACGAACTTGTGGATCTCAAAAGAGAAAGGGATTCAGCGGAGGGCGCCAAACTGGAAGCTCTTTCCCATCTTGAAAAGTTATCTGCATTGCACAAGGAAGAAAAAACGAGCCATTTTTATGAGCTGGTGGACTTAAAATCTAGCATGAACCAAGTCTGGAAACACTTTGGTGAGGTTCAGAATTTACTGGCTAAGGCTTTTTTCACAGATTTGGAATCTTTTCGGAATCTGGAAGCTGGTCTTCAGTCGTGTGTGAAAGGAAACAATGCTCCAAATGTGGTGGATTCATCTTTCAGCAAAGAACATGATGATATTTTACGCAAGTCATCTGATAATGAG AAGAGCTCTGTGTATGAAGATTCTTGGTCAGAATTTGGCACAATAGACCACTACAATGATAATACCATTATTGAAGGTTTTCATCTATTTGGGCATAAGCTGCAAGAGTTTTTGGTGGAGGTCAGCTCTCTTAAGGAAAGAATACAGGTGCACTCAAGTTTGGCACAGGAGCAAGACAAAACTCTGTCAAAACTAATGACAGACATTCAGTTGGAAATTACTTCCCAAAGAGAATCGTGTGAGAACATGAAGAAAGAAGTTAGTAAACGAGATCTGCAACTTGTTGCATTGCGTGAGAACATTGCCCACCTTTATGAATCATGCATCAATTCTGTCACTGCACTTGAGAACGGAAAAGCTGAACTGGTTGGAGAAAAGGTTGAACTTTCAGATTTAGGGATTAACTTGGAAAAATCGTCATTTGATGATGAAATATCTGAGGAATGTATTAAAGCCGTGGCAGATAGATTGCTGTTGACTGCAAATGGGTTTGCTAGCATAAAAGCTGAATTTTTAGATGCTAATCAAAAGGAAATGAAGGCTACTGTAACAAATTTACAGAGGGAGCTTCAGGAGAAGGATGTTCAAAGAGACAGAATTTGTGCAGACCTGGTAAAGCAGATTAAGGACGCTGAAGCTGCTGCAAACAGATATTCTCAAGATCTTGAAACTCTTAGGATGGAGGAACATAATTTAAAAAACCAGGTAGAAGTTATTAAGGAAGAAAAGAAGATACTTGAGCAGAGAATCAAGGAGCTGCAGGATAGGCAAGGGGCTGCAGCTGAATTAGAGGATAAAGTGAGATCTCAGACTGGTTTGCTGGCTGCCAAAGACCAAG AAATTGAAGCGCTAATGCATGCACTTGATGAGGAAGAGATGCAAATGGAAGAACTGACAAAGAAATATGAAGCACTTGAAAAGGCTGTTCAACAAAAGAATCAAGAGATTGAGAGCCTTGAATCTTCTCGTGGCAAGGTTATGAAAAAGCTTTCTGTAACTGTAAGCAAGTTTGATGAGCTTCACCAACTGTCTGCAAGTCTCCTTTCTGAGGTTGAAAAGCTTCAGTCCCAATTGCAAGAAAAAGATGGTGAAATTTCTTTCTTAAGGCAAGAGGTTACTAGATGCACCAATGATGATCTTCGTGCATCACAACTGAGCAACCAGAGAAGTCTGGATGAGATTGTTGAGTTCTTTACGTGGGTTGACACAATTGTATCTCGAGATGGGGTGGATGATATACCTCCTGATGTGAAGAGTGATACTCAGGTTCATGAGTACAAAGAAATACTTCATAAGAAGTTGATGTCTTTAATATCAGAATTAGACAATCTAAGGGGAGTTTCAGAAAGCAAGGATAAAATGTTGCAAGCAGAAAGGAGTAAGGTAGCAGAGTTGAACCACAAAGCAGAAACTCTTGAGAAGTCCTTGCATGAGAAAGAATCACAATTGAATTTGCTTGATGGTGTAGAAGAAACTGGAAAGGGAATTAACACAAGCTCAGAAATTGTGGAGGTAGAACCAGTG ATAAATGAGTGGACAACAACAGGGACTTTTGTTACACCTCAAGTTCGCAGTTTACGCAAGGGCAATAGTGATTATGTTGCCATTGCTGTTGATGAAGACCCTGGTAGTACCAGTAGGatagaagatgaagatgacgaTAAGG TTCATGGTTTCAAATCACTCACATCATCCAAAATTGTCCCAAGATTTACCAGGCCAGTGACTGACTTGATTGATGGCTTGTG GGTTTCTTGTGATCGGACGTTAATGAGACAACCAGTCTTGCGGCTTGGAATTATAATTTATTGGACCATAATGCACGCACTCCTTGCCTTCTTTGTTGTTTGA